The sequence below is a genomic window from Sphingobacterium sp. ML3W.
GTTGCTAAGCACAAGAGTGACAAACATTGTAAAGGGATCAACAGCTGGACGCATCTTGCTAGCATGTTGTTTTGCCATTTTTCTTCTGCAGATTCAGTTCGTGATATCAGTAATGGCTTACGTAGTACGACTGGTAATTTGAACCATTTAGGTGTTGGTAGAGCACCCAGCAAGTCCAATATTTCCTATATCAACAAGCACCGCACCCATGAACTCTTTAAAGATCTGTACTTTTCGCTATTAGATAAGCTATGGCAAAAGGATACCCATTTGCGCAAAGATCTAACGCAATTAAAGCGCAAGGTTTATCTGATGGATGCCAGTATCATCCCTTTATGTTTATCTGTATTTGACTGGGCTAAATTTAGAAGCACCAAAGGTGCTGTAAAACTGCACACTGTGCTGGATTATGATGGATGTCTTCCTGTTTTCATGCAGATTACAGACGGGAAAGTTCATGAAAGCCAGCGTGCGGGTAGCTATAGTTTTTCCAAAGGAAGCGTTGTAGTGGTGGATAGAGGTTATGTGGATTACAACTGGCTCGGGGATTTGGACAGCAGAGGTTGTTATTTTGTTACCAGGAGTAAAACTAACATGAAGTACAACGTTATCAAGTCATACCAGAGTGAAGCACTCCTTGAAAAGGGA
It includes:
- a CDS encoding IS4 family transposase → MVNLNVFSQILSLIDRELFKVLVAKHKSDKHCKGINSWTHLASMLFCHFSSADSVRDISNGLRSTTGNLNHLGVGRAPSKSNISYINKHRTHELFKDLYFSLLDKLWQKDTHLRKDLTQLKRKVYLMDASIIPLCLSVFDWAKFRSTKGAVKLHTVLDYDGCLPVFMQITDGKVHESQRAGSYSFSKGSVVVVDRGYVDYNWLGDLDSRGCYFVTRSKTNMKYNVIKSYQSEALLEKGIIKDEIIELSGPSADRYNSKPLRLIHFWDSSTDNQYHFLTNNIQWKASLVANIYKQRWQIEIFFKHLKQRLKISSFVGTSENAVMIQIWTSLIGILLLKYLQKKAKYDWNLSNLVGFIRMNIFVKINIWQWIDDPFIRPPVKGKNGQLQIFSD